In a genomic window of Dyadobacter fermentans DSM 18053:
- a CDS encoding zinc-binding dehydrogenase, which produces MLVTRAQLRVNQSILVHGGAGGVGIPTIQIAKAMGAVVFTTARKVHHQFLLDLGADHVIDYESENYIDVIQRLTRGNGVDVVIDTLGGNTLSIAGWCLVNWDK; this is translated from the coding sequence ATGCTGGTAACCAGGGCACAGCTGAGGGTCAATCAGTCTATTCTGGTTCACGGCGGCGCAGGTGGTGTGGGTATTCCAACCATTCAGATCGCGAAAGCCATGGGAGCAGTCGTATTTACGACAGCAAGGAAAGTCCATCACCAGTTTCTGCTTGACCTGGGTGCCGATCATGTGATCGACTATGAAAGCGAAAACTATATTGACGTTATTCAGCGACTTACAAGAGGTAATGGAGTAGATGTCGTGATTGACACCCTAGGCGGTAACACGCTGTCGATAGCGGGCTGGTGCTTAGTCAACTGGGACAAGTAG
- a CDS encoding zinc-binding dehydrogenase: MTLVDIEKPQNLIHAWGKNATYHFVFTRQTRNKMDELTKLVESGKLKPVLNKVFPLADIGKAHSLLEFKDGDENFYGKIGIEIGH, translated from the coding sequence GTGACCTTAGTCGACATTGAGAAGCCGCAAAACCTGATCCACGCGTGGGGGAAAAATGCCACTTACCATTTTGTATTCACCAGGCAGACCAGAAACAAAATGGACGAGCTCACAAAGCTCGTGGAATCCGGTAAGCTAAAACCTGTATTAAACAAAGTTTTCCCATTGGCTGACATAGGAAAGGCGCACAGCTTGCTTGAATTCAAAGACGGGGATGAAAATTTTTATGGAAAGATTGGTATAGAGATAGGTCATTGA
- a CDS encoding GNAT family N-acetyltransferase, with translation MTTILSNADSFQLEAAIAGNHADLFFLDAQAKGGLIAQEAGCSWTYIPTEQSGTIPFPSTPDGTSALDAISGFYQTHPVRNLGVWSLSPAETTDLDVMLLARGFQLGWQPCWMAIEIATLRSDFVAPNDLLIKPDNETLLHSLTALPYSGKDSCGNTNLQNSNPDQVQRFVALWQGKVAAQGLVVFGGGVAGIYNVGVVPEARGKGIGKAIVSAACLHAFQKGYHYATLNANNMGRPLYEQLGFKWINDGLTWWITDDRLSTRPPGPGQVALAEAVGKGNLSILDTLPAADLNVPLCNGMRLLELAAHCRQEASAEWLIAHGALCSVLDAWDMGWENRCIAMLSQEPAAANQLYGMHRYTLLHVAVERNDIALARLALSANPDLRLRDKIHGGTALNWAQHLHRHEIQELIQAHYSRH, from the coding sequence ATGACTACTATCCTGTCAAATGCCGATTCCTTTCAGCTCGAAGCCGCAATTGCCGGAAATCACGCCGATCTGTTTTTTCTGGATGCCCAGGCAAAAGGAGGCCTCATAGCGCAGGAAGCCGGATGCAGCTGGACCTACATACCAACAGAACAGAGTGGAACCATACCTTTTCCGAGTACCCCTGACGGCACGTCGGCCCTCGATGCCATATCAGGCTTTTATCAGACACATCCGGTCCGCAATCTGGGGGTTTGGTCCCTAAGTCCTGCCGAAACAACCGATCTGGATGTAATGCTCCTCGCGAGGGGGTTCCAGCTTGGATGGCAGCCTTGCTGGATGGCAATAGAGATTGCCACGCTGCGCTCCGACTTTGTTGCGCCTAATGATCTCCTGATAAAGCCGGATAATGAGACATTGCTGCATAGCCTCACCGCACTTCCTTATTCAGGAAAGGACAGTTGTGGAAATACAAATCTTCAAAACTCAAATCCTGACCAAGTGCAGCGCTTCGTGGCCCTGTGGCAGGGCAAAGTGGCGGCACAGGGCCTGGTGGTGTTTGGCGGCGGGGTCGCCGGTATTTATAATGTAGGCGTAGTACCGGAGGCCCGGGGAAAGGGCATTGGCAAGGCCATTGTTTCGGCAGCTTGCCTGCATGCCTTTCAAAAAGGCTATCATTATGCGACATTGAACGCCAATAACATGGGACGACCACTTTATGAGCAGCTGGGTTTTAAATGGATCAATGACGGTCTCACCTGGTGGATCACCGATGACCGGCTAAGCACCCGTCCGCCCGGCCCGGGACAGGTTGCCCTTGCGGAGGCCGTAGGAAAAGGCAACCTATCCATCTTGGACACGCTGCCCGCCGCTGATTTGAATGTACCACTTTGCAATGGAATGCGGCTTTTGGAGCTGGCAGCACATTGCCGACAAGAAGCTTCCGCCGAATGGCTGATCGCGCATGGTGCTTTGTGCAGCGTTCTTGATGCGTGGGATATGGGGTGGGAAAACCGTTGTATCGCAATGCTGTCCCAAGAGCCTGCGGCAGCAAATCAACTTTACGGAATGCACCGATATACCCTTCTGCATGTGGCAGTGGAGAGAAATGATATTGCGCTGGCGCGGCTGGCCTTATCCGCAAATCCCGACCTCCGGCTTCGGGATAAGATCCACGGAGGCACTGCGTTGAATTGGGCCCAACACCTGCACCGGCATGAGATACAAGAGCTGATTCAAGCTCATTATAGCCGACATTAA
- a CDS encoding GIY-YIG nuclease family protein, whose product MTSTNQKALKEAFRQKKFRIGVFQLRNLTNQKILIGSNVNLDAYWNRMRSELKLGAFRNAELQQEWNEFGETSFAFEILAEIQQDESQARNYAREAKELEKLHVDELQPFGERGYHFKKI is encoded by the coding sequence ATGACATCAACCAACCAAAAAGCATTAAAAGAAGCGTTCCGGCAGAAGAAATTCAGGATAGGCGTGTTTCAACTTCGCAACCTGACCAATCAGAAGATCCTCATTGGAAGCAATGTAAACCTGGATGCGTACTGGAACAGAATGCGAAGCGAGCTAAAATTGGGCGCGTTTCGAAATGCTGAGTTGCAACAGGAATGGAATGAGTTCGGTGAGACGAGCTTTGCATTTGAAATACTGGCTGAAATTCAGCAGGACGAATCGCAAGCACGCAACTACGCCCGCGAAGCAAAAGAGCTTGAAAAGCTGCACGTCGACGAGCTTCAACCATTTGGTGAGCGCGGGTATCATTTCAAAAAAATTTAG
- a CDS encoding GNAT family N-acetyltransferase — protein sequence MSTINIRPAHLEDKIALQMLYKRTIDYACTNDYDQQQRDAWKRGTENESRWDQAISEQFFVIAEMDREIVGFGSLKNGCYIDFMYTDSRHLRKGIGLAIYKQLEAQAIDRGTQVLTADVSKTARPFFEKQGFSIIRENHNLIRGVLITNYHMQKKSIGDAGFPTSR from the coding sequence ATGTCAACAATCAATATACGACCAGCCCATTTAGAGGACAAAATTGCATTACAAATGTTGTACAAGCGAACCATAGACTACGCTTGTACAAACGATTATGACCAGCAACAGCGCGACGCCTGGAAACGAGGCACAGAAAATGAATCACGATGGGATCAAGCGATAAGCGAACAGTTCTTTGTAATTGCGGAAATGGATCGCGAGATAGTCGGCTTCGGCTCCCTGAAAAACGGATGTTACATAGACTTTATGTATACTGACTCACGCCACTTGCGCAAGGGTATCGGCTTAGCCATTTACAAGCAGCTGGAAGCACAAGCAATAGATCGGGGCACCCAGGTGCTGACAGCTGACGTTAGCAAAACAGCACGGCCGTTTTTTGAAAAGCAGGGCTTCTCTATCATTCGAGAAAATCACAATTTGATTCGAGGAGTCCTGATTACCAACTACCACATGCAAAAGAAGTCAATCGGCGACGCAGGCTTTCCCACCAGCCGCTAA
- a CDS encoding BspA family leucine-rich repeat surface protein: MIEIKKYRRVCGVFCDHTTTIYVFATALSLMQKLYISLLLVFLCAAGVKAQYITIWKTDNPGSSTDHQILIPATGTNYSITWQEVGNLANSGAETASGYHTLTFPNPGIYEVSISPGSGTFTKIQFDSQNDNAKLLEIKQWGDIQWENMDRAYSRCTNMRITASDIPNLQNVTSTYGMFSYCSSITTIPGINSWDVSSVTEMDGMFGFTSWNEPINNWDVSNVIYMGGMFHGSQFNQPIGNWDVSKVTDMSSMFAEAKDFNQPLNTWDVSSVTNMYSMFNAATSFNQPLDNWNVSQVTNTIQMFERASAFNGTIGSWNTGNVWEMSRMFKEATSFNQSLDNWDVGQVTDMAEMFYGASAFNGAIGSWNVGNVQIMHAMFGDASSFNQPINNWDVSQVEDMSLMFSNATAFNQPLSNWSLANSPNMFETLAFTGIDCVNMSLTLEGWAANPNTSDNILMGAQGVDYGTSAAQALETLQNAKGWMIEIGEEVECAALEVSLISFDAKSSNGIIRLEWSTASETDNDYFEVERLDRSRKWVPIGRVKGAGTATSVQKYLLDDLDPMDGTAYYRLKIVDFNGKTDYSSIQAITLKTGSVIHIFPNPTSDFITISGKDNGYLRIFNTSGKQMAQVKKTSETILIPVNELPIGIYMIKSDSGWFSKFVKE, translated from the coding sequence TTGATTGAAATCAAGAAATATCGGCGGGTATGTGGCGTATTTTGTGACCATACAACCACAATTTATGTATTTGCTACTGCCTTATCCCTTATGCAAAAACTTTACATCAGCCTCCTTCTTGTTTTCCTCTGCGCTGCGGGCGTGAAGGCGCAATACATCACGATTTGGAAGACAGACAACCCCGGTTCCAGTACCGATCACCAGATTCTTATCCCCGCAACCGGCACTAATTACAGTATCACCTGGCAGGAGGTTGGAAACCTCGCAAATAGTGGTGCAGAGACCGCATCAGGATATCATACGCTCACTTTTCCCAATCCCGGGATTTATGAGGTGAGTATTTCACCTGGCAGCGGGACCTTCACAAAAATTCAATTCGATAGCCAAAACGACAATGCCAAGCTCCTGGAAATCAAGCAGTGGGGTGATATCCAGTGGGAAAATATGGACCGGGCATACTCCCGTTGCACCAATATGCGCATTACCGCAAGCGATATCCCCAATCTACAAAATGTAACTTCTACCTACGGAATGTTCAGCTATTGCAGCTCGATCACCACCATTCCCGGAATCAACAGCTGGGACGTCAGTTCTGTGACCGAAATGGATGGGATGTTTGGCTTCACGAGCTGGAATGAACCAATCAACAATTGGGATGTCAGCAATGTAATCTATATGGGAGGCATGTTTCATGGTTCGCAGTTTAATCAACCGATCGGGAACTGGGACGTGAGCAAGGTGACGGACATGTCATCGATGTTCGCAGAAGCAAAAGATTTCAACCAACCGCTCAACACCTGGGATGTAAGCAGTGTGACGAACATGTATTCCATGTTCAACGCAGCGACAAGCTTTAACCAGCCACTGGATAACTGGAATGTTAGCCAGGTCACCAATACAATTCAGATGTTCGAGAGGGCGAGCGCATTTAACGGTACTATCGGCAGCTGGAACACAGGCAACGTATGGGAAATGAGCAGAATGTTTAAAGAGGCCACCAGTTTTAATCAATCCCTGGATAACTGGGATGTCGGCCAGGTTACTGACATGGCCGAGATGTTTTATGGCGCCAGCGCTTTTAATGGTGCAATTGGCAGTTGGAATGTTGGTAATGTGCAAATTATGCACGCGATGTTTGGTGATGCGTCATCGTTTAATCAGCCTATTAATAATTGGGACGTAAGCCAGGTGGAAGATATGTCGTTAATGTTTTCCAACGCCACTGCATTTAACCAGCCACTCAGCAACTGGTCGCTGGCGAATTCGCCCAATATGTTTGAGACACTGGCATTTACGGGAATTGATTGCGTAAATATGTCTCTTACACTGGAAGGATGGGCTGCAAATCCCAACACTTCTGATAATATCCTGATGGGCGCGCAAGGCGTTGATTACGGCACCTCTGCCGCCCAGGCACTTGAAACGCTCCAGAATGCCAAAGGCTGGATGATCGAGATTGGTGAAGAAGTGGAATGCGCTGCACTGGAAGTTTCGCTGATCAGCTTTGATGCGAAAAGTAGCAATGGCATAATCCGGCTTGAATGGTCCACAGCTTCGGAAACTGACAATGACTATTTTGAAGTGGAGCGGCTTGACAGGTCCCGCAAATGGGTGCCGATCGGGCGCGTTAAAGGGGCGGGGACAGCGACGTCGGTACAAAAATATCTGCTGGACGACTTGGACCCGATGGACGGTACAGCTTACTACCGATTAAAAATCGTAGATTTTAACGGAAAAACCGACTATTCCAGCATTCAGGCGATCACCCTGAAAACCGGCTCTGTGATACATATCTTCCCTAATCCGACAAGCGATTTTATCACCATATCAGGAAAAGACAATGGATACCTGAGAATCTTTAATACTTCGGGTAAGCAAATGGCGCAGGTAAAGAAAACTTCTGAGACAATCCTTATTCCCGTCAATGAGCTACCAATCGGAATTTATATGATCAAATCGGACTCTGGCTGGTTCTCGAAATTTGTGAAAGAATAG
- a CDS encoding MBL fold metallo-hydrolase, producing the protein MSYNLLVHPLEIEFVSGQGLETTYPVLIENGPQKILVDTGYAGSAALIEKALGALGTGFDQITDIVITHHDLDHVGGLHEICEQHPRIRVHASAQEAQFINGSCKAPRLVQAESMFGSLPPSDREWARAFQSQLEDIRPVPVHHILQEHPERLAGIQIIPTPGHTPGHISLYLPEQMTLIAGDAVVYVNGKLDIANPAFTLDLPEAVNSVKKIANLRVTQLICFHGGVVENSQPLLGEMLGGYR; encoded by the coding sequence ATGTCTTACAATTTGCTTGTGCATCCACTGGAAATAGAATTTGTTTCCGGTCAGGGACTTGAAACAACCTATCCGGTGCTGATTGAGAACGGCCCGCAAAAAATCCTGGTTGACACTGGCTATGCCGGCTCCGCTGCATTGATTGAAAAGGCGCTTGGCGCACTGGGGACCGGATTTGATCAAATAACCGACATTGTGATAACACACCATGATCTGGACCATGTCGGCGGATTGCATGAAATATGTGAGCAGCATCCGCGCATCCGCGTCCATGCATCCGCACAGGAGGCGCAATTCATCAATGGCTCATGCAAAGCGCCCCGACTTGTGCAAGCCGAATCCATGTTCGGTTCACTGCCGCCTTCCGACAGAGAATGGGCGCGTGCATTTCAATCGCAGCTCGAAGACATCCGGCCCGTGCCCGTTCACCACATTTTACAAGAGCACCCGGAACGTTTAGCAGGCATTCAAATCATCCCAACACCCGGTCATACCCCAGGGCACATCTCACTATATCTGCCTGAGCAAATGACATTGATTGCCGGCGACGCGGTGGTATATGTGAATGGAAAACTCGATATCGCCAACCCAGCATTTACGCTAGACCTGCCGGAAGCAGTCAATTCGGTGAAAAAGATTGCAAACCTACGCGTAACGCAGCTGATTTGTTTTCATGGCGGCGTGGTCGAAAACTCACAGCCACTACTCGGAGAAATGTTGGGAGGTTATAGATAG
- a CDS encoding alpha/beta fold hydrolase, translated as MRILTRLLAICLIAGLTSCKDKDAKPREDQTLFLRHKGADMPIWVKGNSQAKKIVLFVHGGPGDCAMCYRYYLKDLEEDVMMAYWDQRVAGASSGKVDPATLRYGQFGEDMQLVIRLLKKQYPDTEVYLLAHSFGVELAWQYLTTGNNQQQVAGAMMVNGMYSYYHWLYQVREWALKQAKEKGNTQAEDFLTANPVTPQNTQTVDWEGIYRWMHKLDGNPVSLYSDKKYVINYAFGSPNTALAQFTHSKAYGYYGDIESKTFEKGDLLKNVTVPIGLFWGAKDGIVPVEIGRQSRTLLTNSQVTWTTFEESWHEPFITQTADFGNAVRAFVK; from the coding sequence ATGAGAATACTAACTAGACTACTGGCGATCTGCCTGATAGCCGGACTGACCAGCTGTAAGGACAAGGACGCCAAGCCACGCGAAGATCAGACGCTGTTTTTGCGTCATAAGGGCGCGGATATGCCCATTTGGGTAAAGGGAAACAGCCAGGCCAAAAAAATTGTGCTTTTCGTCCACGGCGGGCCGGGCGACTGCGCGATGTGTTACCGCTATTACCTGAAAGACCTCGAAGAAGATGTGATGATGGCATACTGGGACCAGCGCGTGGCCGGTGCTTCCTCGGGCAAAGTAGACCCTGCTACCCTGCGTTACGGGCAGTTTGGTGAAGATATGCAGCTGGTGATCAGGCTGCTGAAAAAGCAATATCCCGATACCGAAGTGTACCTGCTCGCGCACAGCTTTGGCGTGGAGCTTGCATGGCAGTATTTAACCACCGGCAACAACCAGCAGCAGGTGGCTGGCGCCATGATGGTGAATGGAATGTATTCCTATTACCACTGGCTTTACCAAGTGCGCGAATGGGCATTGAAACAGGCGAAAGAAAAAGGCAACACCCAAGCCGAAGATTTTCTAACGGCTAATCCGGTCACTCCGCAAAACACCCAAACTGTCGATTGGGAAGGCATTTACCGCTGGATGCACAAGCTGGACGGCAACCCTGTCTCGCTTTATTCGGATAAAAAATATGTCATCAATTATGCCTTCGGCTCACCCAACACAGCGCTGGCACAGTTCACCCACAGCAAAGCATACGGCTACTACGGGGATATTGAAAGCAAGACATTTGAGAAAGGTGATCTGCTTAAAAACGTCACTGTCCCGATCGGTCTCTTCTGGGGTGCAAAAGACGGGATCGTGCCGGTAGAGATCGGCCGGCAGAGCCGCACGCTGCTTACAAACAGCCAGGTAACCTGGACGACCTTCGAAGAGTCATGGCACGAGCCGTTCATCACCCAGACGGCCGATTTTGGAAACGCGGTGCGAGCGTTTGTGAAGTGA
- a CDS encoding AraC family transcriptional regulator, with the protein MSNVFRRRDGFDGEKLISLPPGILKDVAQRNPALFQIYITHIGYFPKALFHYRERRKGCEDNILIYCIQGKGHYVIGDKKFEVSANQFILLPATDQYIRYWADHDDPWTIYWVHFTGAGIDNFNQSLQIAPQKGPVDILFNEKTLDIWHRIYQSLEMGYSLENLANATMCLHYFTAMFLFPEKHLTTEGTEKTDLITETITHMRLNLDQKLSVEDMARQHQLSCSHFSMLFRKGTGMAPVDYFIHLKMQKACQLIYANEGKIKEIAMSLGYDDPFYFSRVFKKNMGQSPEQYKLTAKKLG; encoded by the coding sequence ATGAGCAACGTTTTCAGAAGAAGGGACGGGTTCGACGGAGAAAAACTGATCAGTTTACCGCCGGGGATTTTGAAGGATGTCGCGCAAAGAAATCCCGCGCTTTTTCAGATTTACATTACCCATATCGGCTACTTCCCGAAGGCGCTTTTCCATTACCGCGAGCGCCGGAAAGGTTGTGAAGATAATATCCTGATTTACTGCATTCAGGGAAAAGGGCATTACGTGATCGGCGACAAGAAATTCGAAGTTTCCGCCAATCAGTTTATTCTGCTGCCGGCAACGGATCAATATATACGTTATTGGGCCGATCATGACGATCCGTGGACCATTTACTGGGTGCATTTTACGGGTGCCGGGATCGACAATTTTAACCAGTCGCTGCAAATCGCGCCGCAGAAAGGGCCGGTCGATATTTTGTTCAATGAAAAAACCCTGGATATCTGGCACCGCATTTACCAGAGCCTGGAAATGGGTTACAGCCTGGAAAACCTGGCGAATGCAACCATGTGCCTGCATTACTTCACCGCCATGTTCCTTTTCCCCGAAAAGCACCTGACCACAGAAGGCACGGAAAAGACAGACCTGATTACCGAAACCATCACGCACATGCGGCTGAATCTGGACCAGAAATTATCGGTAGAAGACATGGCCCGCCAGCACCAGCTTTCCTGCTCGCATTTTTCGATGCTTTTCCGGAAAGGCACGGGCATGGCGCCGGTCGATTATTTTATCCATTTAAAAATGCAGAAAGCCTGTCAGCTGATCTATGCCAATGAAGGCAAAATCAAGGAAATTGCCATGAGTCTTGGCTACGACGATCCATTTTACTTTTCAAGAGTTTTTAAGAAAAACATGGGGCAATCCCCTGAACAATATAAGCTCACTGCCAAGAAGTTAGGGTAA
- a CDS encoding cupin domain-containing protein — MKPSEIINLGNGLEIHFCLDAADTNAQFTLFKCVIHPNAKVPAAHYHDNFDETLYGLKGSLTLSVDDQVVQLGPGDHYFIKRGRVHSFYNNTDETVEILAYANPGVFTSNYFKDILGIISAAGPPDMARLKEVMLQYGLVPVAN; from the coding sequence ATGAAACCTTCCGAAATCATCAACCTGGGTAACGGGCTCGAAATCCATTTTTGCCTGGACGCTGCCGACACGAATGCCCAGTTCACACTATTCAAATGCGTGATCCATCCCAATGCCAAGGTTCCCGCCGCGCACTATCACGACAATTTTGACGAAACCTTGTACGGTTTGAAGGGCTCGCTCACACTCTCTGTAGATGATCAGGTAGTGCAGCTCGGCCCCGGCGACCATTATTTCATCAAGCGGGGACGGGTTCACAGCTTTTACAACAACACCGACGAAACAGTCGAAATCCTCGCCTATGCCAATCCCGGCGTTTTTACTTCTAATTACTTTAAAGACATCCTGGGCATCATCAGCGCCGCAGGCCCGCCGGACATGGCGAGGCTAAAAGAAGTGATGCTGCAATACGGGCTGGTGCCGGTGGCCAACTAG